ACCCTGAGCCATAGGGGCGGCGAAGTGCAGCGGCTGAGCAGCAAGGAAAGCGAGCTGCTAAAGATGCTATGCCTGCACTGGGGCCACCTGCTGACTCGGGAGCAAGCCCTGGCCCGCATATGGGGCGGACACAACTACTACACCAGCCGTAGCATGGACGTATACATCACCAAGCTGCGTAAGTACCTGAGGCAGGACCCCCGGCTGGAAATCTTGAATGTACATGGGGAGGGTTTCAAGCTGCTGCTCCACCCGGACTGAGTCTTCGCTTCCCGCACCCCCATCTCCGCGTTCACCAAAGCACCCCCGCTGCGCCGTGCGCTAGTGGTTTGTATGGGAGTAGAAATCAGCCGGATCTACTTCCGGCTGCCCGGATCTTTTCCCCGCTGCTCGGCAATCTCGCGATCCGTCAGGAAATATCCGGCCTCCAGATCTGAGGCTGCAATGGGGATAAAGCGGCCATTACTGTAGTCCACCACCCAGCGCGTGGGCTTGGATGGGTTGGGCTTCTCTTCCTTGTTGCGTATCATTGCCATGGTTAGTTTGTGGTTGTAATCCTGTGGATAAATAAACGAAACCTTTTGTGTTTTCAACACGGCCTCGATTAATAATCCCAAAAATTCGTTTAAGGTAGCTCTTGTATCGACGCTGCACAGGGCCTTGTCTCTGGCTGGTAGCCAGTAGCGGCAGCGCGTAGCGGCGCTGGTGTACAGCGTGCCACACACTACCATCTTTGTATGGCTAGGCATGTACCGTCGGGCTTCCATTGGGGCGCGTGGGCGCCCGCTCATTTTAGACGGCGAAAAAAACCAGGGTTGTCAGTCTGTAGGGCGGCCATCGGCATCATCCTCCGTCGGGCCAGCATGGCCGGGCGCACCCTTTTCCGTAGGGGCATCCAGCCCCTGTGCATCCGGTATGGGCGCACCATGGGGGTCGTAGCGGGGGTAGCCCAGGTAGGCATCCAGTCGCTGGATAAGCAGCGGGTGCTGCACATGCTCCAGCTGCTCGGCCACCTCGTGCACCTGCTCCCAGCCGAACTGTAGTTTCTCTACCAGGAAGGTTTCCCACAGCCGGTGCTTCCGGATGATGGAGCGTGCCAGCCGGGTGCCCTTCTCGGTCATGCGTGCACCGTAGTAGCGCTTGTACACCAGGTAGCCCTTCTCGCTCAGCCGCCGCAGCATATCGCTCGCCGAGGCGGCGCTGGTGCCCAGCTCTCGGGCCAGCACGTTGGTACTTACAGGCTGGTCATTCCCACTCAGCTTATAGATCGCCTTCAGGTAGTTTTCTTCGGATATCGTGGGCGTTGACATCAGCTTCTGGAGAGTGGTGGGGTGGGGGGGGTCCTGTTTTGCCCGGGTGTAGCTGTAGGCCCTACCGTGGGCGGCCCGGGTTTAGTTCTGCCAGCCGTGCCTCGAAAATAGCTTTTTCCAGGATGCGCTGCTCCTGTTCTCCCCGCGCGATCAGGCGCTGGCCCACCCGCGCCTCGTAGGCGCAGCGGATGCGGCTACCCGATACGGACAGCAGCGTAGCGCAAATGTCTACCGTAGCCCCCAGCGGGGCTGGCCCCAGGTGCTCAATACTGAGGTAGGTGCCGATCCCCTCCTCGCCCTCCTCTAGCATTTGCAGCACAAATAGCCGACAGCACCATTCGGCATCGCGGCCCAGGGCAAAGGTGCTGTACAGTGGGTGCACCTGCTGCCCCTGGAAGCTGGCCAAGTCTGCTGGGCCCACCACCACCTGATATACCTGCCGGTCTCCGGGCTGGAAGGGGTTTTTCATCGGGACGATAGTGAGCAGGGTGGTGGGATAGGCCGGTAGGTGTGTTAGGTGGCGTTTGCCCGGCGGGCGGGCCGAAACAGTAGCCATAGCCCTATAAGCACAAAGGGAATACTCAGTTGCTGGCCTACCTTCAGGCCACTGATTAGGCCGCCCGACCCGGAATGGGCCTGCTCCAGCTTGGTATACTCCAGCAGGAAGCGGCTGGCAAACAGGAGCACCAGAAACAGGCCCCCCAGGCGGCCAGCCTGCCAGCTGCGTCCCCTGCGCAGATAAGCGTAGTGCAGGGCAAAAAACAGGATCAGCACTGCTATCGCCTCATACAGCTGGCTGGGGTGTCGTGGTGCTAGCCGGTCGGCCAAGGGTACCTTTGGGCCTTCAAAATATACGCCCCAGGGGAGGTCTGTTACATACCCATAGATCTCACCATTCACAAAGTTGCCCAGGCGGATGAACATGCCCCCTAGCAGGATAACGGGCCCTATGCGGTCTAGCAGCCAGATGAAGGACTGATCGGGGTGCCGATGGCCCCAGTAGAGCAGCACGGCCAAGATCATGATGCCAGCCCCATGGCTGGCCAGGCCCCCATCGCGGATGTAGAGCACGCTGATGGGATTGGCCACGAGGGCATCAAAGTCATAGAACAGCATATGCCCAAGCCGCGCCCCCACGATTGTACCCAGGATGATCCACATGCTTAGCCGATCCAAGTCTTCCAGGCTGCGGCCCTCGCGCCGGTATACCCAGCGCATGTAGTAGTGCCCGGCCAGAAAAGCCACGGCAAACAAAATACCATACCAGGCAATGTCGAGCCCGAAAGGCGAGAAGGCAATGGGGTCTGGGCCCCAATGGATGGCGGCTGTCATACCCGGCAAGTTAGCCATCATTCCCCAGCTGCCATATACAAAAGTGAAAAAGACAAAGTGGCAGAAAGGAACGGCATAAGCCACAGCGGGGTTTAGTTGGTATCGCTTTTGCGGTACTATTCCATGTGTAGGAATAGCCTAACTGACAGATGGCCGTGCAAGAAGAAATTGTGAACAAAGTAGCCCAGAGTGGCCTCGTTACCCTGAATCTGGAGCAGTATGCCCCTACGCAGGCAGTGGTGGGTATGGACATAAAGGAACAGCTGTTTCAGGGCCTCATCCTGCGCGAAAAGGACTTTCGGGCCTGGGTAGATACCCACGACTGGGCCGCCTATGCAGGCAAGCACGTGGCTATACACTGTAGTGCCGATGCCATTGTGCCCACTTGGGCCTATATGCTACT
This region of Bacteroidota bacterium genomic DNA includes:
- the lgt gene encoding prolipoprotein diacylglyceryl transferase is translated as MTAAIHWGPDPIAFSPFGLDIAWYGILFAVAFLAGHYYMRWVYRREGRSLEDLDRLSMWIILGTIVGARLGHMLFYDFDALVANPISVLYIRDGGLASHGAGIMILAVLLYWGHRHPDQSFIWLLDRIGPVILLGGMFIRLGNFVNGEIYGYVTDLPWGVYFEGPKVPLADRLAPRHPSQLYEAIAVLILFFALHYAYLRRGRSWQAGRLGGLFLVLLFASRFLLEYTKLEQAHSGSGGLISGLKVGQQLSIPFVLIGLWLLFRPARRANAT